The Agrococcus carbonis genome has a window encoding:
- a CDS encoding MMPL family transporter, with translation MTSSPASASTRFRVPVWLRVLLPVLLILGWLAAAGVGGPTFGKLSTVVSNDQSSFLPASAESTTVQDALPEFLGADEVPAIVVVAADRDLTEAELADLDALQQQIAELDGVVETSPLVPSEDGEAVQIVALLDSSGEVADDVERLRALIADAGLGDELQAAVTGPAGFSADIGEAFAGIDGILLLVALAAVLVILIIVYRSPLLPLLVLFTSVAALCLAILIVFELAKADVLTLSGQTQGILFILVVGAATDYGLLYTARFREALGQTRSRWQATLAALKGSTEPIVASGGTVIAGLLCLLLSDLVSNQQLGPVAAIGIACAIVAGLTLLPALLLAFGRVAFWPVAPTPERPRVKPDGKGLWGAVSRLVERRTRTVWIVTALVLGLGALGVTQLQAEGVPSSEFVVGESQARDGQALLSEHYPGGSGTPTQVLAPEGDLDEVAEALADVDGVDGVAVVSEDSPSGTIPLPVDPRSPFAAAEPTVVDGLVLVQATLADAPDSDAAQETVRQIRDAVHPIAPEVAVGGTTAIAIDTNVASSHDRALIIPIVLVVISLILMALLRSIVAALMLLVTTVLSYYTALGVGALILQAMGIPEMDPAVPLFAFVFLVALGVDYNIFLMTRVREEVGRLGHREGVLRGLRVTGGVITSAGVVLAATFAALGVIPVLFLLQLAIIVALGVLIDTTLVRSLLVPALALEIGPKTWWPSKLARERR, from the coding sequence ATGACTTCGTCGCCGGCCTCCGCATCCACCCGTTTCCGCGTGCCCGTCTGGCTGCGCGTGCTGCTGCCCGTGCTGCTCATCCTCGGGTGGCTCGCGGCCGCCGGCGTCGGCGGACCGACATTCGGCAAGCTCTCGACCGTGGTCTCGAACGATCAGTCGAGCTTCCTGCCCGCGAGCGCGGAGTCGACCACCGTGCAGGATGCGCTGCCGGAGTTCCTCGGGGCCGACGAGGTCCCCGCGATCGTCGTGGTCGCCGCCGACCGCGACCTGACCGAAGCGGAGCTCGCCGACCTCGACGCGCTGCAGCAGCAGATCGCCGAGCTCGACGGCGTCGTCGAGACGTCGCCGCTCGTGCCGAGCGAGGACGGCGAGGCGGTGCAGATCGTCGCCCTGCTCGACAGCTCGGGCGAGGTCGCCGACGACGTCGAGCGGCTGCGCGCGCTCATCGCGGATGCGGGACTCGGCGACGAGCTGCAGGCTGCGGTCACGGGGCCGGCCGGCTTCAGCGCCGACATCGGCGAGGCCTTCGCGGGCATCGACGGCATCCTGCTGCTCGTGGCGCTCGCGGCCGTGCTCGTCATCCTCATCATCGTCTACCGCTCGCCGCTGCTGCCGCTGCTCGTGCTGTTCACCTCGGTCGCGGCGCTCTGCCTCGCGATCCTCATCGTCTTCGAGCTCGCGAAGGCCGACGTGCTGACGCTCAGCGGCCAGACGCAGGGCATCCTCTTCATCCTCGTCGTCGGCGCCGCGACCGACTACGGCTTGCTCTACACGGCGCGCTTCCGCGAGGCGCTCGGCCAGACGCGCTCCCGCTGGCAGGCGACGCTCGCGGCGCTCAAGGGCTCCACCGAGCCGATCGTCGCCTCGGGCGGCACCGTCATCGCCGGCCTGCTCTGCCTGCTGCTGAGCGACCTCGTCTCCAACCAGCAGCTCGGTCCCGTCGCCGCGATCGGCATCGCGTGCGCGATCGTCGCGGGCCTCACCCTGCTGCCGGCGCTGCTGCTGGCGTTCGGCCGCGTCGCCTTCTGGCCGGTCGCGCCGACGCCCGAGCGCCCGCGCGTGAAGCCCGACGGCAAGGGCCTGTGGGGAGCGGTGTCGCGCCTCGTCGAGCGCCGCACGCGGACCGTGTGGATCGTCACCGCGCTCGTGCTCGGCCTCGGTGCCCTCGGCGTCACGCAGCTCCAGGCCGAGGGCGTCCCCTCGAGCGAGTTCGTCGTCGGCGAGTCGCAGGCGCGCGACGGCCAGGCGCTGCTCTCCGAGCACTACCCGGGCGGCTCGGGCACGCCTACGCAGGTGCTCGCGCCCGAGGGCGACCTCGACGAGGTGGCCGAGGCGCTCGCCGACGTCGACGGCGTCGACGGCGTGGCGGTCGTGAGCGAGGACTCGCCCTCGGGCACCATCCCGCTCCCCGTCGATCCGCGCTCGCCCTTCGCGGCCGCCGAGCCGACGGTCGTCGACGGCCTCGTGCTCGTGCAGGCGACGCTCGCCGACGCGCCCGACTCCGACGCGGCGCAGGAGACCGTGCGGCAGATCCGGGATGCGGTGCACCCGATCGCGCCCGAGGTCGCGGTGGGCGGCACCACCGCCATCGCCATCGACACCAACGTCGCGTCGAGCCACGACCGCGCGCTCATCATCCCGATCGTGCTCGTGGTGATCTCGCTCATCCTCATGGCGCTGCTGCGCTCGATCGTCGCGGCGCTCATGCTGCTCGTCACGACCGTGCTCTCGTACTACACGGCGCTCGGCGTCGGTGCCCTGATCCTGCAGGCGATGGGGATCCCCGAGATGGATCCGGCCGTGCCGCTGTTCGCCTTCGTCTTCCTCGTCGCGCTCGGCGTCGACTACAACATCTTCCTCATGACCCGCGTGCGGGAGGAGGTGGGGCGCCTCGGCCACCGCGAGGGGGTGCTCCGGGGCCTTCGCGTCACGGGCGGCGTCATCACCTCGGCCGGCGTCGTGCTCGCGGCGACCTTCGCCGCGCTCGGGGTCATCCCGGTGCTGTTCCTGCTGCAGCTCGCGATCATCGTCGCGCTCGGCGTGCTCATCGACACGACCCTCGTGCGCTCGCTGCTCGTGCCGGCGCTCGCGCTCGAGATCGGGCCGAAGACCTGGTGGCCGTCGAAGCTCGCGCGCGAGCGGCGCTAG
- a CDS encoding isochorismatase family protein, with product MTSGLLIVDVQNDFTEGGALGTQGGAAVAAAITEHLRTHRYALVAASRDWHDAEGDNGGHFAAGEPDFVDTWPAHCVAGTPGAEYHPALDALAIDVHIKKGQGKPAYSAFEGTTDDGETLAEVLEEQEIDQLDVVGIATDYCVKASALDAALAGISVRVIDRLTSAVSPETRATALDELRDAGVEVVTA from the coding sequence ATGACCTCTGGGCTCCTCATCGTCGACGTGCAGAACGACTTCACCGAGGGCGGCGCCCTCGGGACGCAGGGCGGCGCGGCCGTCGCCGCGGCCATCACCGAGCACCTCCGCACCCACCGCTACGCGCTCGTCGCGGCGAGCCGCGACTGGCACGATGCCGAGGGCGACAACGGCGGGCACTTCGCGGCCGGGGAGCCCGACTTCGTCGACACGTGGCCCGCCCACTGCGTCGCCGGCACGCCGGGAGCGGAGTACCACCCGGCGCTCGACGCGCTCGCGATCGACGTCCACATCAAGAAGGGGCAGGGGAAGCCTGCCTACTCGGCCTTCGAGGGCACGACCGACGACGGGGAGACGCTCGCCGAGGTGCTCGAGGAGCAGGAGATCGACCAGCTCGACGTCGTCGGCATCGCGACGGACTACTGCGTGAAGGCGTCGGCGCTCGACGCGGCGCTCGCGGGGATCTCGGTGCGCGTCATCGACCGGCTCACCTCGGCGGTGTCGCCCGAGACGCGGGCGACCGCCCTCGACGAGCTGCGCGACGCGGGGGTCGAGGTCGTCACCGCATGA
- a CDS encoding phosphoketolase family protein codes for MTATGWQRAERPATEAALEQVDAWWRAANYLSIGQIYLLDNPLLREPLAPEHIKRRLLGHWGTTPGLNFVYGHLNRVIRERQQRTLFIMGPGHGGPSGVACAWLEGTYTERFPDIERSERGMQRLFRQFSFPGGIPSHAAPETPGSINEGGELGYSLAHAYGSALDDPDLLVACVIGDGEAETGPLAASWHANKLLNPAADGVVLPILHLNGWKIANPTLLARIPEEELLALMRGYGHDPILVTVGERGEEHAVSHARFAEALDDALDRIAAIKAAAVEGTLRGRPAWPMLVLRSPKGWTCPAEVDGLPVEGTWRSHQVPLERVREDDAHRELLEQWLHSYRPDELFDETGAPRSIVTAGAPEGDLRMSATPVANGGLLRRDLALADTAAHARAVDPQARGAEQSSATAALGEWLADVLRDNPHTFRILGPDETASNRLAPAVYEATAKQWNAETLPIDEHLAPTGRVLEVLSEHLCQGLLEGYLLTGRHGLFTTYEAFAHIVDSMLGQHAKWLESASHVPWREPVASLNILLSSHVWRQDHNGFSHQDPGFIDVALNKSPEIVRVVLPFDANTLLSTADHCLRSVGHINVIVAGKHPSPQWLTMAEAQAHCERGLGVLEWAGTETEERPVDAVLAAAGDVPTHEALAAAWLLRERVPELSLRVVNVVDLGRLQQADQHPHGLPDAEYDRIFTRDKPVVFAYHGYPWTIHRLTYRRAGHDQLHVHGFLERGTTTTPFDMVMMNGLDRYTLAIAVLDRAGLAESHAGVRQELVEARDRAKAHTREHGIDIPEVADWVWGRGADG; via the coding sequence ATGACGGCGACAGGATGGCAGCGCGCGGAGCGACCGGCGACCGAGGCGGCACTCGAGCAGGTGGACGCGTGGTGGCGAGCGGCGAACTACCTCAGCATCGGGCAGATCTACCTGCTCGACAACCCGCTGCTGCGCGAGCCCCTCGCGCCCGAGCACATCAAGCGGCGGCTGCTCGGGCACTGGGGCACGACGCCCGGCCTCAACTTCGTCTACGGGCACCTGAACCGCGTCATCCGCGAGCGCCAGCAGCGCACGCTGTTCATCATGGGCCCGGGCCACGGCGGCCCGAGCGGTGTCGCGTGCGCCTGGCTCGAGGGCACCTACACGGAGCGGTTCCCCGACATCGAGCGGTCGGAGCGCGGGATGCAGCGGCTCTTCCGCCAGTTCTCCTTCCCCGGCGGGATCCCGAGCCACGCGGCACCGGAGACTCCGGGCTCGATCAACGAGGGCGGCGAGCTCGGCTACTCGCTCGCGCACGCGTACGGCTCCGCGCTCGACGACCCCGACCTGCTCGTCGCGTGCGTCATCGGCGACGGCGAGGCAGAGACGGGTCCGCTCGCCGCGAGCTGGCACGCGAACAAGCTGCTCAACCCCGCGGCCGACGGCGTCGTGCTGCCGATCCTGCACCTCAACGGCTGGAAGATCGCGAACCCGACGCTGCTCGCGCGCATCCCGGAGGAAGAGCTGCTCGCGCTCATGCGCGGCTACGGGCACGACCCGATCCTCGTCACGGTCGGCGAGCGCGGCGAGGAGCACGCCGTCTCGCACGCGCGCTTCGCGGAGGCCCTCGACGACGCGCTCGACCGCATCGCAGCGATCAAGGCCGCCGCGGTCGAGGGGACCCTCCGCGGGCGGCCCGCGTGGCCGATGCTCGTGCTGCGCAGCCCCAAGGGCTGGACGTGCCCCGCCGAGGTCGACGGCCTGCCCGTCGAGGGCACGTGGCGCTCGCACCAGGTGCCGTTGGAGCGGGTGCGCGAGGACGACGCGCACCGCGAGCTGCTCGAGCAGTGGCTGCACTCGTACCGCCCCGACGAGCTCTTCGACGAGACCGGTGCGCCCCGATCGATCGTGACCGCGGGCGCCCCCGAGGGCGACCTGCGGATGAGCGCGACCCCGGTGGCCAACGGCGGGCTGCTGCGCCGCGACCTCGCGCTCGCGGACACCGCCGCGCACGCCCGCGCGGTCGACCCGCAGGCGCGCGGCGCCGAGCAGTCGAGCGCCACCGCCGCGCTCGGCGAGTGGCTCGCCGACGTGCTGCGCGACAACCCGCACACCTTCCGCATCCTCGGGCCCGACGAGACCGCATCCAACCGCCTCGCTCCCGCCGTCTACGAGGCCACCGCGAAGCAGTGGAACGCCGAGACGCTGCCGATCGACGAGCACCTCGCGCCGACCGGGCGCGTGCTCGAGGTGCTGAGCGAGCACCTCTGCCAGGGGCTGCTCGAGGGCTACCTGCTCACGGGCCGCCACGGCCTGTTCACGACCTACGAGGCCTTCGCGCACATCGTCGACTCGATGCTCGGCCAGCACGCGAAGTGGCTCGAGTCGGCCTCGCACGTGCCGTGGCGCGAGCCGGTCGCGAGCCTCAACATCCTGCTCTCGAGCCACGTGTGGCGGCAGGACCACAACGGCTTCAGCCACCAGGACCCGGGCTTCATCGACGTGGCGCTCAACAAGAGCCCCGAGATCGTGCGCGTCGTGCTGCCGTTCGACGCGAACACGCTCCTGTCGACCGCCGACCACTGCCTGCGCTCGGTCGGCCACATCAACGTGATCGTCGCGGGCAAGCACCCGTCGCCGCAGTGGCTCACGATGGCCGAGGCGCAGGCGCACTGCGAGCGCGGACTGGGCGTGCTCGAGTGGGCGGGCACCGAGACCGAGGAGCGGCCGGTGGATGCGGTGCTCGCGGCCGCCGGGGACGTCCCGACGCACGAGGCGCTCGCCGCCGCGTGGCTGCTGCGCGAGCGCGTGCCCGAGCTCTCGCTGCGGGTCGTCAACGTCGTCGACCTCGGGCGGCTGCAGCAGGCCGACCAGCACCCGCACGGGCTGCCGGATGCGGAGTACGACCGCATCTTCACGCGTGACAAGCCCGTGGTATTCGCGTACCACGGCTATCCGTGGACCATCCACCGCCTCACCTACCGGCGCGCCGGCCACGACCAGCTGCACGTGCACGGCTTCCTCGAGCGCGGCACGACGACGACCCCGTTCGACATGGTGATGATGAACGGCCTCGACCGCTACACGCTCGCGATCGCCGTGCTCGACCGGGCGGGGCTCGCCGAATCGCACGCCGGCGTGCGGCAGGAGCTCGTCGAGGCGCGCGACCGCGCGAAGGCGCACACGCGCGAGCACGGCATCGACATCCCCGAGGTCGCCGACTGGGTGTGGGGGCGCGGCGCCGACGGCTGA
- a CDS encoding alpha/beta hydrolase, translating to MHRTRRGLAAAAALAVTALALTGCILPPPGNAVTPGDPGAQGEPQWAPTGEQVDAELAPFFGQQVDWSDCGANWCGTVTAPMDWDDPSADSIELAVTVAPATGERRGAIFYNPGGPGASGVEYVRDFGDYLLAPVVREHYDLVGFDPRGVGASTPISCYDDPAELYDWLWEIPPGPAPEPLSDADLEQQLESSQWFADACLEHTGAFLEFVGTEQVAADLDLLRALMGEQQLHYLGVSYGTLIGSTYADLFPEHVGRMVLDAAVAPDATDVEGTLHQAAGFELAYGNFVADCLRQRDCPFDGDAASALAETRALIDRVDADPIAVRDGRQLGSSALFIAIAANLYSDFQWPTLRQILSDVSAGSGESAFAAADDYYGINPDGTFADNSLEALIAVNCLDQPSVTDFDEVRANAEQIMAAAPTLGPDFVGLSSCAAWPFEATRTPHEITAPGADPIIVIGGLNDPATSYQQAVDLAGMLESGVLISVDAEGHGQYNSGNGCVDGPVNQYFLTGTAPTGDLDC from the coding sequence ATGCATCGCACCCGTCGCGGCCTGGCCGCCGCCGCAGCCCTCGCCGTGACCGCGCTCGCCCTCACCGGCTGCATCCTCCCGCCGCCCGGGAACGCCGTGACGCCGGGCGACCCGGGCGCGCAGGGCGAGCCGCAGTGGGCGCCGACGGGCGAGCAGGTCGACGCGGAGCTCGCGCCGTTCTTCGGCCAGCAGGTCGACTGGAGCGACTGCGGCGCCAACTGGTGCGGCACGGTCACCGCCCCGATGGACTGGGACGACCCATCCGCCGACAGCATCGAGCTCGCGGTCACGGTCGCCCCGGCGACGGGGGAGCGCCGCGGCGCGATCTTCTACAACCCGGGCGGGCCGGGCGCATCCGGCGTCGAGTATGTGCGCGACTTCGGCGACTACCTGCTCGCGCCCGTCGTGCGCGAGCACTACGACCTCGTGGGCTTCGACCCCCGCGGCGTCGGCGCCTCGACCCCCATCAGCTGCTACGACGACCCGGCCGAGCTCTACGACTGGCTGTGGGAGATCCCACCGGGCCCGGCGCCGGAGCCGCTGAGCGACGCGGACCTCGAGCAGCAGCTCGAGTCGTCGCAGTGGTTCGCCGACGCGTGCCTCGAGCACACCGGCGCCTTCCTCGAGTTCGTCGGCACCGAGCAGGTCGCCGCCGACCTCGACCTGCTGCGGGCCCTCATGGGCGAGCAGCAGCTGCACTACCTCGGCGTCTCCTACGGCACGCTCATCGGCTCGACCTACGCCGACCTCTTCCCCGAGCATGTGGGGCGCATGGTGCTCGACGCGGCGGTCGCCCCCGACGCGACCGATGTCGAGGGCACGCTGCACCAGGCGGCCGGCTTCGAGCTCGCCTACGGCAACTTCGTCGCCGACTGCCTGCGCCAGCGCGACTGCCCGTTCGACGGGGATGCGGCGAGCGCGCTCGCCGAGACGCGCGCGCTCATCGACCGCGTCGACGCCGACCCGATCGCGGTGCGCGACGGCCGGCAGCTCGGCTCGAGCGCGCTCTTCATCGCGATCGCCGCGAACCTCTACAGCGACTTCCAGTGGCCGACGCTGCGGCAGATCCTCTCCGACGTCTCCGCCGGCAGCGGCGAGAGCGCCTTCGCAGCGGCCGACGACTACTACGGCATCAACCCCGACGGCACGTTCGCCGACAACTCGCTCGAGGCGCTCATCGCGGTCAACTGCCTCGACCAGCCCTCGGTAACGGACTTCGACGAGGTGCGCGCGAACGCCGAGCAGATCATGGCCGCGGCCCCGACGCTCGGCCCCGACTTCGTCGGCCTCAGCTCGTGCGCCGCGTGGCCGTTCGAGGCGACGCGCACGCCCCACGAGATCACGGCCCCCGGCGCCGATCCGATCATCGTGATCGGCGGCCTCAACGACCCCGCGACGTCGTACCAGCAGGCGGTCGACCTCGCCGGGATGCTGGAATCGGGCGTGCTCATCTCGGTCGACGCCGAGGGGCACGGGCAGTACAACAGCGGCAACGGCTGCGTCGACGGCCCCGTGAACCAGTACTTCCTCACCGGCACGGCCCCGACCGGCGACCTCGACTGCTGA
- a CDS encoding DNA polymerase III subunit delta', whose translation MRTVEERMTGGWSGIVGQADAVAQLQRAASADAGADAGGAMTHAWLLTGPPGSGRSNLAYAFATALLSPPDGIDPEVATLVEARTHPDLVTLSTEGVLITIAQARAVVQRASLAPSTARYRVVVVEDADRMAERTSNALLKALEEPPPETVWILCAPSEADLLPTIRSRVRTLTLQVPDPAEVARLLVERDGVDAAVAERAAREAQSHIGMARRLATSDEARARRAETLDIAMRVSTASSAVLAAARYVEIATADADALSAERDEAERAQALHQLGIEPGGTVPPQLKRQIKELEDAQKQRAKRGMRDGVDRILVDLLSLYRDILMTQLGAGRELVNEAMRPTVQAAADYLRRADVIDVLDAIRLARERIEANVPPLLALEAMLVRAARAAQRR comes from the coding sequence ATGCGGACGGTGGAGGAGCGCATGACGGGCGGCTGGAGCGGGATCGTCGGCCAGGCTGACGCCGTCGCGCAGCTGCAGCGCGCGGCGAGCGCCGACGCCGGCGCGGACGCCGGGGGCGCGATGACGCACGCGTGGCTGCTCACGGGACCGCCGGGCTCCGGGCGCTCGAACCTCGCGTACGCGTTCGCCACGGCGCTGCTCTCGCCCCCCGACGGCATCGACCCCGAGGTCGCGACGCTCGTCGAGGCGCGCACGCACCCCGATCTCGTGACGCTCTCGACCGAGGGCGTGCTCATCACGATCGCGCAGGCGCGCGCCGTCGTGCAGCGCGCTTCGCTCGCGCCCTCGACCGCGCGCTACCGCGTCGTGGTGGTCGAGGACGCCGATCGCATGGCCGAGCGCACGTCGAACGCGCTGCTCAAGGCGCTCGAGGAGCCGCCGCCCGAGACGGTGTGGATCCTGTGCGCGCCGAGCGAGGCCGACCTGCTGCCGACGATCCGCTCGCGGGTGCGCACGCTCACGCTGCAGGTGCCCGATCCCGCCGAGGTCGCCCGGCTGCTCGTCGAGCGCGACGGGGTGGATGCGGCGGTCGCCGAGCGCGCCGCCCGCGAGGCGCAGAGCCACATCGGCATGGCGCGCCGGCTCGCGACGAGCGACGAGGCGCGCGCCCGCCGGGCCGAGACCCTCGACATCGCCATGCGCGTGTCGACCGCGTCCTCCGCGGTGCTCGCCGCCGCCCGCTACGTCGAGATCGCGACCGCCGACGCGGATGCGCTCTCGGCCGAGCGCGACGAGGCCGAGCGGGCGCAAGCGCTGCACCAGCTGGGCATCGAGCCCGGCGGCACGGTGCCGCCGCAGCTCAAGCGGCAGATCAAGGAGCTCGAGGACGCGCAGAAGCAGCGCGCGAAGCGCGGCATGCGCGACGGCGTCGACCGCATCCTCGTCGACCTGCTCTCGCTCTACCGCGACATCCTCATGACGCAGCTCGGCGCCGGCCGCGAGCTCGTGAACGAGGCGATGCGGCCCACCGTGCAGGCGGCCGCCGACTACCTGCGGCGGGCCGACGTCATCGACGTGCTCGACGCGATCCGGCTCGCGCGCGAGCGCATCGAGGCGAACGTGCCGCCGCTGCTCGCGCTCGAGGCGATGCTCGTGCGCGCCGCTCGCGCGGCGCAGCGCCGCTGA
- the tmk gene encoding dTMP kinase produces the protein MSDAGTPGAFITLEGGDGSGKTTQAALLQGWLEREGRTVVRTREPGGTPLGVEIRRLVQHTEGHIAPRAEALLYAADRAHHVATLVRPALERGEVVLQDRYLDSSVAYQGAGRELDPQQVRDLSLWAVDGLLPHLTILLDLDPAAGRARMAERADAPYDRLEETGLDFAERVRAAYLDLAAAERDRFAIVDASADPDAVHASVVSHVRAMLDARR, from the coding sequence ATGAGCGACGCGGGGACTCCCGGCGCCTTCATCACCCTCGAGGGCGGCGACGGCTCGGGCAAGACCACGCAGGCGGCGCTGCTGCAGGGGTGGCTCGAGCGCGAGGGGCGCACCGTCGTGCGCACGCGCGAGCCCGGCGGCACGCCGCTCGGCGTCGAGATCCGCCGGCTCGTGCAGCACACCGAGGGCCACATCGCGCCGCGCGCCGAGGCGCTGCTCTACGCCGCCGACCGCGCCCACCACGTCGCGACCCTCGTGCGCCCGGCGCTCGAGCGGGGCGAGGTCGTGCTGCAGGACCGCTACCTCGACTCGTCCGTCGCCTACCAGGGCGCCGGCCGCGAGCTCGACCCGCAGCAGGTGCGCGACCTCTCGCTCTGGGCGGTCGACGGGCTGCTGCCGCACCTGACGATCCTGCTCGACCTCGATCCGGCCGCCGGTCGCGCGCGGATGGCCGAGCGGGCCGACGCGCCGTACGACCGCCTCGAGGAGACCGGGCTCGACTTCGCCGAGCGCGTGCGCGCCGCATACCTCGACCTCGCGGCCGCTGAGCGCGACCGCTTCGCCATCGTCGACGCATCCGCCGACCCCGACGCGGTGCACGCGAGCGTGGTGTCGCACGTGCGTGCGATGCTCGACGCGCGGCGCTGA